The stretch of DNA ACATGGGTCTTCTGATGCAGAAGCAATAGCTAATGCGTTGTATGTGGCTTACCGCGCAGCTAAATTTGACTTGATAAAGAAGATTGAGATTTAACAGGGGGTTAAAAAATTGTGTGGAATAGTAGGTTTTGTTTCAGATAAAAAAGTTAAAGTTGGAGATCTTATTTCTGGGTTAAAAAAACTTGAGTATCGAGGGTACGATTCCGCAGGTTTAGCTTATAATGTAAATCATTCTATAAAATACGTAAAAAAACCAGGCAGAATTAGTGAGATTGAAAAATTACTATTAAATGAAGGGTTATTAGAAGAAAGTTTTTATTCTGGAATTGCCCATACGAGGTGGGCAACGCATGGTGTTGTTTCAGAGCAAAATTCTCATCCACATTTGGATTGTAAAGGAGAGATAGCCGTTGTACATAATGGTATCATAGAGAACTTTCAAGAGTTGAGAAGTGAGCTTGAAAGTAAGGGGCATATCTTTAAATCAGAAACGGATTCAGAAGTTATTGCTCATTTGATAGAAGAGAAGTACAATGAAGATCTTTTTGAGTCAGTTTTAAGTGCTTTGAAGGAACTCAAAGGTGCATATGCGATTGCCGTAGTTCATAAAGACAAACCCGATCAAATCGTAGCTGCAAGAAAAGGCAGTCCTTTAGTGATTTCAAGTAACGAAAATATAAGTATGTTAGCTTCGGATGTCACTCCTTTATTGAAGTATTCAAAAGAGATGAATTTTTTGAATGATGGTGAGGTAGCCATTTTAACCCCTGAAGGTTATTCTTTGTTTGATTTAGATGGCGCTCCCCTTGAGAAAAAAACGATACGTATAACGTGGGACGAATCGTTAGCAGAAAAATCAGGGTATCCTCATTTTATGTTGAAAGAAATCTTCGAGCAACCAATAGCATTAGAATCCGTTTTGGTTGGTCGGTTAAAAGATGGAAAACCACAGATAAAAGAAGTACAATCTTTAGAAAGTTTTGTGAAGAACCGAATGAAAAAGGTATATGTAGTGGCATGTGGTACGAGTTATCATGCTGGTTTAGCTGCAAAATACTTCATGAATAGATATTCAGATATTGATTTTGACATAGAGGTTGCATCAGAGTTCAGATACATGAATCCAGCAATAGATAGTAATACTTTGGTGTTGGCTATATCTCAATCTGGTGAGACTATAGATACTCTAGAGGGGATCAGATTAGCAAAGAAAAAAGGAGCATATGTATTAGCTATAAGTAACGTAGTTGGTTCCACTATCTCTAGGGAATCTGACGCTGTACTTTATCTCAACACTGGTCCGGAGATAGGTGTAGCAGCAACAAAAACTTATACTGCACAGATAGCTTTGCTTTACACCTTAGCTGCGCAACTCATCTATTGGAAAGGTTACAAAAACGAAGAGCTGGATGAAATAATGAGAACCATTGAGAAAATGCCGGAATTGTTTAGACTAATTTTAGATAAAACAAACGGTCACATGATGGAGTTAGTAAAGAAGTATAAAAACTTCAAAGATATGATGTACATAGGTAGAGTTTTTGGTTTTCCTGCAGCTTTGGAAGGTGCTTTAAAATTAAAAGAGATCAGTTATATCAATGCTATCGCCTATCAAGCAGGTGAATTAAAACATGGCCCAATAGCCCTATTGGACGATAATTTTCCTGTATTTGCTATAGTCCCTTCGGGGAAGTTAAGAGAGAAGATGATTTCTAACATTATGGAAGTAAAAGCTCGAGGGGCAAAAGTGATAGCTTTAACTCCAAAAGATGATCTGCAAACGAAAAAAATATGTGATGATTACATTGATGTGCCTTCTGTTTCAGAACCTTTAATACCGTTGGTAGTAGCGCCTCTTACACAACTGTTTGCTTACTACATAGCGGTGCAAAAAGGATTGGACCCAGATAAACCAAGAAATTTGGCAAAAAGTGTCACAGTTGAATAAATTTAGTGGGATAAAGGTCTGATTATGGGCTGGCTGTGGGGCGAAGGGGGAGCTAAAAAAGATTAGACTTAATTTACATGAAAATTCTAAAAATAATTAATTTTCAAAAATAAGATTTTGATTTTAAAAGGGTTACAGGGCGGAGCCCTCCCCCAACCATCCGAGCGGGCTGCTGGGCGAAGAGGGAGCTAAAAAAGAGTATAAAAATTTCCCAATGGAGGTGGTAAATTTTTGTTAAAAACTGATGTTTTGAATTCCGTTAAGGAATTAGTGGAATTACTAGAAGAAAAAGATGGAGAAAATATTGTGGTACTTGACATGGAAGATTCTGAGTTGATGGTTGATTACTTTGTCATTGTTACGGGAAATTC from Petrotoga olearia DSM 13574 encodes:
- the glmS gene encoding glutamine--fructose-6-phosphate transaminase (isomerizing) translates to MCGIVGFVSDKKVKVGDLISGLKKLEYRGYDSAGLAYNVNHSIKYVKKPGRISEIEKLLLNEGLLEESFYSGIAHTRWATHGVVSEQNSHPHLDCKGEIAVVHNGIIENFQELRSELESKGHIFKSETDSEVIAHLIEEKYNEDLFESVLSALKELKGAYAIAVVHKDKPDQIVAARKGSPLVISSNENISMLASDVTPLLKYSKEMNFLNDGEVAILTPEGYSLFDLDGAPLEKKTIRITWDESLAEKSGYPHFMLKEIFEQPIALESVLVGRLKDGKPQIKEVQSLESFVKNRMKKVYVVACGTSYHAGLAAKYFMNRYSDIDFDIEVASEFRYMNPAIDSNTLVLAISQSGETIDTLEGIRLAKKKGAYVLAISNVVGSTISRESDAVLYLNTGPEIGVAATKTYTAQIALLYTLAAQLIYWKGYKNEELDEIMRTIEKMPELFRLILDKTNGHMMELVKKYKNFKDMMYIGRVFGFPAALEGALKLKEISYINAIAYQAGELKHGPIALLDDNFPVFAIVPSGKLREKMISNIMEVKARGAKVIALTPKDDLQTKKICDDYIDVPSVSEPLIPLVVAPLTQLFAYYIAVQKGLDPDKPRNLAKSVTVE